In Leuconostoc kimchii IMSNU 11154, one genomic interval encodes:
- a CDS encoding transposase, with the protein MSIRYSQDFKDSLVKLHQEGRSLKSLAEEFGPSKDSIAIWVKQATPIMIKGQSKTLKDVKQLEKRLAILEEENEILSRIA; encoded by the coding sequence ATGTCAATTCGTTATTCACAAGATTTCAAAGATTCATTGGTTAAACTTCACCAAGAAGGCCGTTCACTCAAATCATTAGCAGAAGAATTTGGACCATCAAAAGATTCTATTGCTATTTGGGTTAAACAAGCTACCCCAATCATGATCAAGGGTCAGTCAAAGACTTTAAAAGACGTCAAGCAACTAGAGAAGCGCCTCGCTATTTTGGAGGAAGAAAACGAAATTTTATCACGCATAGCCTGA
- a CDS encoding phosphoglycerate dehydrogenase: MKKVLVASQVDEIAKTFLIQQGFQVLENNQETDNCFDENPEVEAVLLMPIKFDDNTMNKMPNLKIIARHGVGYDNVSLSAATQRGIVVTNTPGANASSVAETALMFLLMSGRQFASKLINSNTKSLALSTGNSFGYELSHKIVGIIGYGNIGRKIARLLSGFNVKILVNARHKYVINNGEMASLVEIYKKADYIVLALPATHETTHMINSATLKLMKRNAVLINVGRGQLIDEDALYSALINNQIFGAGLDVTENEPVSAQNPLYSLPNVFLTPHVAGQSREAKENVALEAAKEITRVLNGSQPKHQVNN, translated from the coding sequence ATGAAAAAAGTTTTAGTGGCTTCGCAGGTAGATGAAATAGCCAAAACCTTTTTAATACAGCAGGGATTTCAAGTGCTTGAAAATAATCAAGAAACTGATAATTGTTTTGATGAGAATCCTGAGGTTGAAGCAGTATTATTAATGCCAATTAAATTTGATGATAATACAATGAATAAAATGCCAAATTTGAAAATTATAGCGAGGCATGGAGTTGGTTATGATAATGTCAGTCTTAGTGCTGCAACTCAGCGTGGAATCGTTGTCACAAACACACCTGGTGCAAATGCTAGCTCAGTGGCCGAGACTGCTTTGATGTTTTTATTAATGTCCGGACGTCAATTTGCCTCAAAACTAATCAATTCTAATACCAAAAGTTTAGCTCTTTCAACAGGTAATAGTTTTGGATACGAACTATCTCACAAAATTGTTGGAATTATTGGGTATGGTAACATTGGGCGGAAAATCGCTCGTCTTTTAAGCGGTTTCAATGTAAAAATTCTTGTAAATGCGAGACATAAATACGTAATAAACAATGGTGAAATGGCCTCATTAGTTGAAATATACAAAAAAGCAGATTATATTGTTTTAGCATTACCTGCAACACATGAAACAACACACATGATTAACTCTGCTACGTTAAAACTAATGAAAAGAAATGCCGTCTTGATCAATGTCGGACGTGGTCAGCTCATTGATGAAGATGCATTATATAGTGCGTTAATAAATAATCAAATTTTTGGAGCAGGCTTGGACGTTACTGAAAATGAGCCTGTGAGTGCACAAAATCCATTGTATAGTCTGCCTAATGTATTTCTTACCCCACATGTTGCAGGACAATCGCGAGAAGCAAAAGAAAACGTTGCCCTCGAAGCAGCTAAAGAAATCACACGAGTATTAAATGGAAGTCAACCAAAACATCAAGTAAATAATTAG
- a CDS encoding pyridoxal phosphate-dependent aminotransferase — translation MLAKRVDSLEASPTLAMGKKAKDMIADGIDVVNLSQGEPDFNTPDNIGRAARIAIKDHLTDSYTATNGLVELKNAVVAAAKRDYNVSLLTDQVVITTGAKLALYALMQILVDPGDLVITSAPFWVSYSEQVKLAGGSFKAIVSSDPQFKLTIDDLNKLEDKPKVVILNTPNNPSGAVYSKNELESIILWTKTNDVYLILDEIYGKLVYGDTVFHSGLSLESLVNSKMIIINGVSKAYAMTGWRIGWAIADVSITHAMTKILGHLTSNPTVVAQYAAIEALNGQQKSVETMRKSFESRLNFLYRDLSEIDNISIPFKPSGSFYIFFKIDSKFMKKNNFKNTNEISMALLSEEKLAIPSGEGFGMPGYLRLSYAKSEAELIEAVKRLKHFFN, via the coding sequence ATGTTAGCAAAACGAGTCGACAGTTTAGAAGCGTCTCCAACGTTGGCAATGGGGAAAAAAGCTAAGGACATGATTGCTGATGGCATTGATGTCGTTAATTTAAGTCAAGGTGAGCCAGATTTTAATACACCTGACAATATTGGCAGAGCGGCACGGATTGCTATCAAAGATCACCTGACTGATTCCTATACAGCTACAAATGGATTAGTTGAACTCAAAAATGCTGTGGTCGCTGCAGCAAAAAGAGATTACAATGTTTCCTTATTAACCGATCAAGTTGTGATTACGACTGGCGCAAAACTTGCCCTGTATGCATTGATGCAAATATTAGTTGATCCCGGAGACCTAGTTATAACTTCTGCCCCTTTTTGGGTTAGCTATTCAGAACAGGTCAAATTAGCCGGGGGATCTTTTAAAGCTATTGTTTCTTCTGATCCACAATTCAAGTTAACAATAGATGATCTTAACAAATTAGAAGACAAGCCTAAAGTAGTTATACTAAATACACCCAACAACCCAAGTGGCGCTGTTTACTCAAAGAATGAATTAGAATCAATTATTTTGTGGACAAAGACTAATGACGTATATCTAATTCTAGATGAAATTTATGGCAAATTAGTTTATGGCGACACAGTATTTCATTCTGGATTGTCACTAGAATCTCTTGTAAACAGTAAAATGATTATTATTAATGGCGTTTCTAAAGCATATGCGATGACTGGATGGCGTATTGGTTGGGCAATTGCTGATGTTTCTATAACGCATGCAATGACTAAAATATTAGGACACTTGACCTCAAATCCAACTGTAGTAGCACAGTATGCAGCAATTGAAGCATTGAACGGGCAACAAAAAAGTGTCGAAACAATGAGAAAATCGTTTGAAAGTAGACTAAATTTTTTGTATAGGGATTTGTCTGAAATTGATAATATCAGCATACCTTTTAAACCATCTGGATCATTTTATATTTTTTTCAAAATTGATAGTAAATTTATGAAAAAGAATAATTTTAAAAATACCAACGAAATCTCAATGGCACTGCTATCTGAGGAAAAACTAGCTATTCCTTCGGGTGAGGGATTTGGAATGCCCGGTTACCTTCGATTAAGTTATGCCAAATCAGAAGCCGAATTAATTGAAGCGGTTAAACGATTAAAACACTTTTTTAACTAA
- a CDS encoding biotin-dependent carboxyltransferase family protein — protein sequence MNTIKIITPGMLATVQDDGRIGHQGEGFLNSGVMDIFSYQIGNALVGNKSTDKPASIEFGVTGGKVKFSSSTIVAITGARVNAKLNDATVSQDIPILVNENDVLDFTQIIEGRFVYLSVAGGIQVPKVMGSHATTLAVNLGGFNGKRLKSGDVLNILDASQAFNYNTVKLLPKMPLNLISLIKTKKIRIVPGPEYDWFSEDEWQKLLNKPFHLGKHIDRMGYRIEGPMIIFKPENLLSEANMNGAIQISRDGQPIVLLADRATHGGYPVIAKVIISDLSTLAQWPQHKPIHFEKVSLNDAWLASADRAEVVEGIYKSKPWEILLHTRTMANKIKCLF from the coding sequence ATGAATACTATAAAAATCATAACACCTGGAATGCTAGCGACGGTTCAAGATGATGGTAGAATAGGTCACCAGGGTGAAGGGTTTTTGAATTCTGGCGTTATGGACATTTTTTCTTATCAGATTGGTAACGCACTTGTGGGTAATAAATCGACAGATAAACCTGCTAGTATTGAGTTTGGCGTAACTGGAGGTAAGGTAAAATTTTCGAGTAGCACTATTGTAGCTATAACTGGTGCACGTGTAAATGCAAAGCTAAATGATGCTACGGTGAGTCAGGATATTCCAATTTTAGTCAATGAAAATGACGTATTGGACTTTACGCAAATTATAGAAGGACGATTTGTATATTTGAGTGTTGCTGGTGGTATTCAGGTGCCAAAAGTTATGGGATCGCATGCGACTACTTTGGCCGTTAATTTGGGTGGTTTTAATGGAAAAAGATTAAAAAGTGGTGATGTATTGAATATTTTAGACGCGTCTCAGGCTTTTAATTACAATACTGTGAAGCTATTACCAAAAATGCCATTAAACCTAATTAGTTTAATTAAGACAAAGAAAATTCGAATTGTGCCCGGTCCTGAATATGACTGGTTTTCGGAGGATGAATGGCAAAAACTATTAAACAAACCATTTCACTTAGGCAAGCATATTGACCGTATGGGATACCGCATAGAAGGGCCAATGATTATTTTTAAACCAGAAAATTTATTGTCAGAAGCCAATATGAATGGCGCAATTCAAATATCTCGCGACGGGCAACCAATTGTTTTATTAGCGGATCGCGCTACTCATGGAGGATATCCTGTCATTGCTAAGGTTATCATTAGTGATTTAAGTACACTTGCGCAATGGCCACAACATAAACCAATACATTTTGAAAAGGTGTCATTAAATGATGCTTGGTTGGCTTCAGCGGACAGAGCTGAGGTAGTAGAAGGTATCTATAAATCGAAGCCATGGGAAATTTTATTACATACTCGAACTATGGCGAATAAAATCAAATGTTTGTTTTAG
- the pxpB gene encoding 5-oxoprolinase subunit PxpB, translating into MNSKVIFSGDTSINVVFENVVSEKISNQVLSIAKLVERQHINGLVDIIPAYREVTFVFDPLVIDIASFKHFLEKQLNKMDGEIVDKKGRHYDIPVLYNDEVGLDLLEVAKYHGLSIAEVIHLHTAQAYRIYMLGFLPGFAYLGGLDAKLHTPRKNTPRLRIPAGSIAIGGEQTGYYPVDSPGGWQIIGQTPLVMFDSNRPEIKLHAGDRMKFYAIDKLEFQKLKGTHFDDFVSKEKTL; encoded by the coding sequence ATGAATTCAAAAGTTATTTTTTCTGGTGACACAAGTATTAACGTTGTATTTGAAAATGTTGTTTCAGAAAAAATTAGCAATCAAGTACTATCGATAGCTAAATTAGTAGAGAGGCAACATATAAATGGGTTGGTGGATATTATACCCGCTTATCGAGAAGTTACATTTGTTTTTGATCCACTTGTTATAGATATTGCATCATTTAAGCATTTTTTAGAAAAGCAATTAAACAAAATGGATGGTGAAATAGTTGATAAAAAAGGAAGACACTATGATATACCTGTACTTTATAATGATGAAGTGGGATTAGATTTGCTAGAGGTTGCTAAATATCATGGGTTATCTATAGCAGAAGTAATTCATCTTCATACGGCACAAGCATATAGAATTTATATGTTAGGATTTTTACCCGGTTTTGCATATCTTGGTGGCTTAGATGCAAAGCTTCATACACCTCGTAAAAATACACCAAGACTAAGAATTCCTGCTGGTTCTATTGCTATTGGTGGGGAACAAACAGGATATTATCCTGTTGACTCTCCGGGCGGTTGGCAGATTATTGGTCAAACACCATTAGTTATGTTTGATTCGAATCGACCTGAAATAAAACTTCATGCTGGAGACAGGATGAAGTTTTATGCAATAGATAAGCTTGAATTCCAAAAATTGAAAGGTACGCATTTTGATGATTTTGTTTCTAAGGAGAAAACGCTATGA
- a CDS encoding NRAMP family divalent metal transporter, with the protein MHQNKIKSNAELSINKRSARSVAMGAAFVMAMAAVGPGFLTQTATFTSQLGPSFGFAILITILIDIVVQMNIWRIITVSGKHAQQIANDIFPGLGYFLTFLIVVGGFFFNIGNVAGAGLGLNVLFGISAENGAVIAAVLAIIVFVVRNALLVMDRTVQVLAVVKIAVLIYILSVTTVPVSSAIKHTFLPSNIDFYSIVTIVGGTVGGYISFAGGHRLLEGGVHGQKGLKYVNEGALSGIGIASVIRVMLFLAGLAVVMAGHKLDPLNPAADIFKIAAGNFGYKFFGLLLFAAGMTSILGSTFTSVSFMNYSHSPEGAVKFQKYRPYLVIGFIAVSTLVFYIVGKPAQILVVVGAINGLILPIALAILLIGAYKNKIMGTDYKHPILLSIFGWIVVLFMAFAGIETLIHTL; encoded by the coding sequence ATGCATCAAAACAAAATAAAAAGCAACGCAGAGTTGTCAATTAATAAAAGAAGCGCACGTTCTGTTGCGATGGGAGCAGCATTTGTCATGGCAATGGCTGCTGTTGGCCCAGGATTTTTAACACAAACAGCGACCTTTACAAGTCAATTAGGACCGAGCTTTGGGTTCGCAATTTTAATAACAATTTTGATTGACATTGTTGTGCAAATGAATATTTGGAGAATTATTACTGTATCTGGAAAACATGCGCAACAAATTGCTAATGATATTTTCCCTGGATTAGGCTACTTTTTAACTTTTTTAATTGTGGTCGGTGGTTTCTTTTTTAATATTGGAAATGTTGCTGGAGCAGGACTTGGTTTAAATGTTTTGTTTGGTATATCAGCCGAAAACGGAGCTGTCATTGCTGCTGTTTTGGCAATAATTGTATTTGTTGTCAGAAATGCATTGCTAGTAATGGATCGCACAGTACAAGTGCTAGCTGTCGTAAAAATTGCAGTTTTAATTTATATTTTGTCTGTTACTACTGTCCCTGTTAGTTCAGCAATCAAACATACCTTTTTACCAAGTAATATAGATTTTTATTCGATAGTAACTATTGTTGGTGGTACAGTAGGGGGCTACATTTCTTTCGCAGGTGGTCACCGTTTGTTAGAGGGTGGAGTGCATGGACAAAAAGGATTGAAATACGTCAATGAGGGCGCGCTTTCAGGAATTGGAATTGCATCAGTAATTCGTGTCATGTTATTTTTAGCCGGGCTGGCAGTCGTAATGGCTGGTCATAAGTTAGATCCCTTGAATCCAGCAGCTGATATTTTTAAAATTGCAGCTGGAAACTTTGGTTATAAGTTCTTTGGTTTACTGTTGTTCGCTGCTGGCATGACCTCCATTCTCGGATCGACATTCACATCAGTGTCATTTATGAATTATTCACACTCTCCTGAGGGTGCCGTAAAATTTCAAAAGTACCGTCCATACCTTGTCATTGGTTTCATTGCTGTTTCAACCTTAGTATTTTACATTGTAGGTAAGCCCGCTCAAATTTTAGTTGTAGTTGGTGCGATTAATGGGCTAATTTTACCTATTGCTTTGGCCATTTTATTGATTGGGGCATATAAAAACAAAATTATGGGTACTGATTATAAGCATCCCATACTACTAAGCATTTTTGGCTGGATTGTGGTCCTATTCATGGCATTTGCTGGCATCGAAACGCTCATTCATACATTATAA
- a CDS encoding LamB/YcsF family protein encodes MIKVDFNSDLGESFGNYKIGLDSEILQQVTSANVACGFHAGDASIMAQTVQLALDKGVAIGAHPGFPDLQGFGRRKIEMNTSEITDIVAYQVGALSAFTPDHKLHHVKAHGALYNMAAKDRLIADAVITGIKLVDPQTIVYGLANSELIKAAQNANMKFAQEVFADRNYQSDGSLVPRSQPNAVISNPAEAAQRALEMVEKKSVVSVTGEVVPLAVDSICVHGDNHSAVDLAIEIKKLLLENQVIVTNKIC; translated from the coding sequence ATGATAAAAGTGGATTTTAACTCAGATTTAGGAGAAAGTTTTGGAAATTACAAAATTGGCCTAGACAGCGAAATTTTACAGCAAGTTACTTCTGCAAATGTTGCTTGTGGATTTCACGCTGGTGATGCGTCAATTATGGCTCAGACTGTTCAACTAGCACTTGACAAAGGTGTTGCAATTGGAGCTCATCCAGGCTTTCCAGATTTACAGGGTTTTGGTCGACGTAAAATTGAGATGAATACATCAGAGATCACAGATATAGTGGCTTACCAAGTTGGCGCCCTGTCTGCTTTCACCCCTGATCACAAATTGCATCACGTTAAAGCTCATGGCGCTTTATACAATATGGCAGCGAAAGATCGACTAATAGCTGATGCTGTAATTACTGGAATTAAGTTAGTTGATCCGCAAACAATTGTATATGGATTGGCCAACAGTGAATTAATTAAAGCAGCACAAAATGCCAATATGAAGTTCGCTCAAGAAGTATTTGCTGATAGAAATTACCAATCTGATGGGTCTCTTGTTCCACGGTCTCAGCCAAACGCCGTTATTTCAAATCCAGCGGAAGCTGCTCAGCGAGCCCTTGAAATGGTGGAAAAAAAATCCGTCGTGTCTGTTACCGGGGAGGTTGTGCCTCTAGCAGTGGATTCTATTTGTGTTCATGGTGACAACCATTCTGCTGTGGACTTGGCCATAGAGATTAAAAAACTGCTTCTTGAGAATCAAGTTATAGTGACCAATAAAATCTGTTAA
- a CDS encoding putative hydro-lyase produces the protein MTPTEFRKKVRNNEYQKPTAGMCPGYAQTNLIVLPWEDAYDFLLFAQRNPKPIPILEVTEVGSRELQTLGNDIDVATDFPKYRIYRNGKMVDEYLSVVDFWREDLVSFLIGCSFSFEDLLVDAGIEIRHITEKANVPMFNTNIPLKQAGKFSGNMVVSMRPIKSSQIATAVNVTNRLPGVHGAPIQIGNPAEIGIYDLANPDYGDAVTINENEIPVFWACGVTPQAAVMASKPKFAITHSPGHMLITNISNKELSV, from the coding sequence ATGACACCAACAGAATTTAGAAAAAAAGTGAGAAATAACGAATATCAAAAGCCAACTGCTGGGATGTGCCCAGGATATGCTCAAACAAATTTAATTGTTCTTCCTTGGGAAGATGCATACGACTTTCTATTATTTGCTCAGCGTAATCCTAAACCTATTCCCATCCTGGAAGTCACAGAAGTAGGGAGCAGAGAGTTGCAAACATTAGGGAATGACATTGATGTTGCTACAGATTTTCCAAAATATCGTATTTATCGAAATGGCAAAATGGTTGACGAATATTTGTCCGTTGTAGACTTTTGGCGTGAAGATTTGGTTAGTTTTTTGATAGGATGTAGTTTTTCCTTTGAAGATTTACTAGTCGATGCGGGCATCGAAATTCGTCACATTACTGAAAAAGCAAATGTGCCAATGTTCAATACAAATATTCCCTTAAAGCAAGCGGGTAAATTTTCGGGGAATATGGTTGTAAGCATGAGGCCTATAAAAAGTAGTCAAATAGCTACAGCGGTTAATGTAACGAATCGGTTGCCAGGCGTTCATGGTGCTCCAATTCAGATTGGAAATCCAGCAGAAATTGGTATATATGATCTTGCCAATCCAGATTATGGTGACGCGGTTACCATTAATGAAAATGAAATACCTGTGTTTTGGGCATGTGGTGTAACGCCACAAGCAGCAGTAATGGCTTCGAAACCAAAATTTGCCATTACACATTCACCAGGACACATGTTGATTACTAATATATCAAATAAGGAACTTAGCGTGTGA
- a CDS encoding acetyl-CoA carboxylase biotin carboxylase subunit, whose protein sequence is MGEKFVDNFKVLIANRGEIAVRIIRAVKMLGFQTVAVYSSADKDSLHVAMADESVQIGPSNVADSYLNQKAILAAAEITHADAIHPGYGFLSENPNFAKQVEEMGIVFIGPTSEVIAQMGDKEKARQFMSEAGVPIVSGSDSFFEDVDIGFKQAKKIGYPVMLKSVAGGGGKGMRLVSNQDSFKSLFEVAQSEIMASVGDPRMYLEKFVSKPRHIEVQILGDGLGNAIVLGERDCTIQSHHQKVIEEAPSHLLDETTRKKMLAVSLNAVKRMAYRSAGTFEFLYQGPGKFYFMEMNTRIQVEHAISEEVSGIDIVSAQIQLASGRTINDISIGSKNNFAIEARVSALSAGTITGLHLPTGLGIRIETAVYQGYKVPPYYDAMIVKIIATGMTRHETLKRLQIAIEETVILGVETNLDLLMRIIIHPDYMSDKNKTDIDWLDFQMKE, encoded by the coding sequence ATGGGTGAAAAATTTGTAGACAATTTCAAAGTTTTAATTGCAAATCGAGGAGAAATAGCTGTTAGAATAATTCGTGCTGTCAAAATGTTAGGATTTCAAACCGTTGCGGTATATTCGTCAGCAGACAAAGACTCATTACATGTAGCAATGGCGGATGAATCAGTACAAATCGGTCCGTCTAATGTTGCAGATAGTTATTTGAATCAAAAAGCAATTTTAGCAGCGGCTGAGATCACACATGCAGATGCGATTCATCCAGGATATGGTTTTTTGTCAGAAAATCCTAATTTTGCCAAGCAGGTTGAAGAAATGGGAATCGTCTTTATTGGTCCAACTAGTGAAGTTATCGCACAAATGGGTGATAAAGAAAAAGCTAGGCAATTTATGTCAGAGGCTGGAGTCCCTATTGTTTCAGGTAGTGATAGTTTTTTTGAAGATGTTGATATTGGTTTTAAACAGGCAAAAAAAATTGGATATCCAGTTATGCTAAAGTCAGTAGCTGGTGGTGGCGGAAAAGGTATGCGTCTAGTATCAAATCAAGACAGTTTTAAATCGCTTTTTGAGGTAGCCCAGAGTGAAATCATGGCGTCAGTTGGTGATCCACGGATGTATCTTGAGAAATTTGTTTCTAAACCGCGTCATATTGAAGTACAAATCCTAGGTGACGGTTTAGGCAATGCCATAGTTTTGGGGGAACGGGACTGTACGATTCAAAGTCACCACCAAAAAGTAATCGAAGAAGCTCCTAGTCATTTACTGGATGAAACGACACGAAAAAAAATGTTAGCAGTTTCTCTAAATGCTGTAAAAAGAATGGCTTATCGAAGTGCAGGCACTTTTGAATTTTTATATCAGGGTCCTGGCAAATTTTATTTCATGGAAATGAATACAAGAATTCAAGTTGAGCATGCTATTTCTGAAGAAGTTTCAGGAATCGATATTGTATCAGCTCAAATTCAATTAGCAAGTGGTCGAACTATAAATGACATTTCAATTGGCTCAAAAAACAATTTTGCTATTGAGGCACGCGTGTCCGCTCTATCCGCAGGCACAATTACTGGATTACATTTGCCCACCGGATTAGGAATTAGAATTGAAACGGCTGTGTATCAAGGATATAAAGTACCTCCATATTATGACGCGATGATTGTAAAAATTATTGCAACTGGCATGACTCGGCATGAGACATTAAAAAGATTGCAGATAGCGATAGAAGAGACAGTTATATTAGGTGTGGAAACAAATTTAGATTTGTTGATGAGAATTATTATTCACCCCGACTACATGTCAGATAAGAATAAAACAGACATTGACTGGTTGGATTTTCAAATGAAAGAATAG
- a CDS encoding acetyl-CoA carboxylase biotin carboxyl carrier protein, whose translation MKLEDINYIVKILNENNLTHISFRNGDSKISVSKNILSNFQSGVNAESETEKQVPTSEYITSPTVGTFYVSSDPESTPFISVGQKVTKSTVVGIVEAMKMMTDVLANKDGLIAEILVSDGESIEYGQKLFRLS comes from the coding sequence ATGAAACTAGAAGATATTAATTACATTGTGAAAATTTTAAATGAAAATAACTTGACCCATATTTCTTTTAGGAATGGTGACTCTAAAATTAGTGTTTCAAAAAATATTCTTAGCAATTTTCAAAGCGGTGTGAATGCTGAGTCAGAGACAGAAAAACAAGTACCTACTAGTGAGTATATTACATCGCCTACGGTCGGAACTTTCTATGTTTCATCTGACCCAGAGTCAACACCGTTTATTTCTGTTGGACAAAAAGTAACAAAGTCAACAGTTGTAGGTATTGTTGAAGCTATGAAAATGATGACTGATGTTTTAGCAAACAAGGATGGTTTAATAGCTGAAATTTTAGTTTCAGACGGTGAATCAATTGAATACGGTCAAAAGTTGTTTAGGTTATCGTAA